The following proteins are co-located in the Nerophis lumbriciformis linkage group LG22, RoL_Nlum_v2.1, whole genome shotgun sequence genome:
- the LOC140679740 gene encoding GTPase IMAP family member 4-like — MGQQQIKATSEELRLVLVGNTGVGKSASGNTILGREHFRSEVSFSSVTRTCEQRSTERLLDTDQKRPTRVKVEVVDLPGFGDTHMSEDEINTMIAKCLAFCAPGPHAFLLVVPIGRYTDDVNKAALNVAKLFGEEALKSHTVILFTRGDELKGTSIEEYLRDAAADLKGLIKKCGGRYHLFNNKDPGNVAQVGQLLMKVKRMVEKTETGFYTNDMFKEAEAILREEERKSSMVSFKSLSPSASGRNPLPSSPTTFWEKLKRAVVSAAIGLVLGANLAAQQGKQQQGQQQKGQQQQGQQQQGQQQGQQQGQQQGGQQQGGQQQGQQQG, encoded by the exons ATGGGACAACAACAGATAAAGGCCACGTCTGAAGAACTCAGGCTGGTTCTGGTGGGAAATACAGGAGTTGGCAAGAGTGCGTCTGGCAACACCATCTTGGGCCGCGAGCACTTCCGGTCAGAGGTCAGCTTCTCCTCGGTGACCCGTACATGTGAGCAGAGAAGCACTGAGCGGCTACTGGACACTGACCAGAAAAGACCAACAAGAGTGAAGGTGGAGGTGGTTGACCTACCAGGCTTCGGGGACACTCACATGAGTGAGGATGAGATAAATACTATGATAGCTAAATGTTTGGCTTTCTGTGCTCCAGGACCACATGCTTTTCTCTTGGTGGTGCCGATAGGCCGTTATACAGATGATGTGAACAAAGCTGCGCTAAATGTAGCCAAGCTATTTGGGGAGGAAGCCCTCAAATCTCACACTGTGATTCTTTTTACCAGAGGGGATGAACTTAAGGGGACGAGCATTGAAGAATACCTGAGAGATGCTGCGGCTGACCTTAAAGGTCTGATCAAAAAATGTGGCGGCCGGTACCACTTGTTCAACAATAAAGACCCTGGTAATGTGGCACAGGTTGGACAACTCTTGATGAAAGTGAAGAGGATGGTGGAGAAGACTGAAACTGGGTTTTATACCAATGATATGTTCAAAGAGGCAGAGGCCATCCTTCGGGAGGAGGAGAGGAAGAGCAGCATGGTCAGTTTCAAAAGTCTGTCTCCATCCGCATCTGGGAGAAACCCTCTCCCGTCTTCCCCAACTACATTCTGGGAGAAGCTGAAGAGGGCAGTGGTTTCTGCCGCTATAGGCTTGGTTTTGGGGGCCAACTTAGCAGCT CAACAGGGGAAGCAGCAACAGGGGCAGCAGCAAAAGGGGCAGCAGCAACAGGGGCAGCAGCAGCAGGGGCAGCAGCAGGGGCAGCAGCAGGGGCAGCAGCAGGGGGGGCAGCAGCAGGGGGGGCAGCAGCAGGGGCAGCAACAGGGGTAA